The following are encoded together in the Ovis canadensis isolate MfBH-ARS-UI-01 breed Bighorn chromosome 2, ARS-UI_OviCan_v2, whole genome shotgun sequence genome:
- the DOK2 gene encoding docking protein 2, with product MEGVVVKQGFLYLQQQQTFGKKWRRFGAALYGGSGCALARLELQEGSEKSRRGEAPRRVIRLNDCLRVSEASGEASSPRDTSTFFLETTERLYLLAAPTAERGDWIQAICLLAFPGQRKELSGLEGKGGRPRMEENELYSSATAGTPQKEFAVTMRPTEVSQRCRLRGSYTLRVGESALELWGGPDSGTQLYEWPYRFLRRFGRDKVTFSFEAGRRCVSGEGNFEFETRQGNEIFLALEEAISAQKNATSPGPQTQPVPVPAVLPRPESPYARPHDSLPPPSPAVPVPAPRQQRGPEGEYAVPFDAVARSLGKSLRSILAVPPEPPADPLYDSIEDHPHPRPDHIYDEPEGMAPPALYDSPQEPRGEAWRRQATDDRDSSGLKHGYVVGQDFAASGWPQGTEYDNVVLKKGPK from the exons ATGGAGGGCGTGGTGGTGAAGCAGGGCTTCCTGTAcctccagcagcagcagacttttgGGAAG AAATGGCGCCGGTTCGGGGCTGCACTGTATGGAGGTTCAGGCTGTGCATTGGCCCGGTTGGAGCTCCAGGAGGGCTCGGAGAAGTCGCGCCGGGGAGAGGCCCCCCGGAGGGTGATCCGCCTCAATGACTGCCTGCGGGTGTCCGAGGCCAGCGGGGAGGCCAGCAGCCCTCGGGACACCAGCACCTTCTTCCTGGAGACCACGGAACGCCTGTATCTGCTGGCCGCCCCCACCGCCGAGCGTGGCGACTGGATACAGGCCATCTGCCTCCTGGCCTTCCCC GGTCAGCGGAAGGAGCTGTCAGGGCTGGAGGGGAAGGGTGGCCGGCCCCGCATGGAGGAAAATGAATTGTACAGCAGCGCGACCGCAG GGACCCCCCAAAAGGAGTTTGCTGTGACCATGAGACCCACAGAAGTCAGTCAGAGGTGCCGGCTCCGGGGATCCTACACCCTCCGGGTTGGGGAGAGTGCCCTGGAGTTGTGGGGCGGCCCCGACTCGGGCACCCAGCTATATGAATGGCCTTACAGGTTCCTCCGGCGCTTTGGGCGGGAtaag GTAACCTTTTCCTTCGAGGCTGGCCGGCGCTGTGTCTCAGGAGAGGGCAACTTTGAGTTCGAAACCAGGCAAGGCaatgagatcttcctggccctggAAGAGGCCATCTCTGCCCAGAAGAACGCCACCTCTCCTGGGCCCCAGACTCAGCCAGTCCCAGTCCCTGCGGTGCTCCCCCGGCCAGAGAGCCCCTACGCCCGACCCCACGACTCGCTGCCACCACCGTCGCCCGCCGTCCCGGTGCCCGCTCCCCGGCAGCAGCGTGGACCAGAGGGAGAGTATGCCGTGCCCTTCGATGCAGTGGCCCGGAGCCTGGGGAAGAGCTTGAGGAGCATCCTGGCTGTTCCTCCCGAGCCTCCAGCCGACCCTCTGTACGACAGCATCGAGGATCACCCACACCCACGACCCGACCACATATATGATGAGCCCGAGGGGATGGCCCCCCCGGCCCTGTATGACAGCCCACAGGAGCCCCGGGGTGAGGCCTGGAGGAGGCAGGCCACAGACGACAGGGACTCCAGCGGCCTCAAGCATGGCTACGTAGTGGGACAGGACTTTGCTGCTTCTGGCTGGCCACAGGGGACTGAGTATGACAATGTTGTACTTAAGAAAGGGCCAAAGTGA